The nucleotide sequence CCAACACCGGGACCATGGCAATCGCCGCTGACACGGCCGTGGCGATGACCGCGGCCGGGTTGTATCCCTTGCGGTACCAGTAGGTTCCGTCGTGCGAGAGGCTGAACAGGTCGTCGACGACGACGTGTTGCTTGCGCACCAGGTAGTAGTCGGCGATCAGCACGCCGAACAGTGGGCCGATGAAGGCGCCAAGGGTCTCGAGCGTGTAGTGGATGACATCAGGGTGGTTGTACAGATTCCACGGCGTGATCAGCGCCGACCCCACCGCCGCGATCATCCCGCCGGTTCGCCAGCTGATCCGCTGCGGGTTGACGTTGGAGAAGTCGAACGCAGGGGAGATGAAGTTGGCGACGATATTGATGCCGATGGTCGCGATGGTGAATGTCGAAGCGCCCAGAATGATCGCGAAGGTGGAGTCGATGCGTGCCACCGTCTGCACCGGATCGGTGATCAGTTCGCCGAACACCGGAACGGTGAGCGAGGCCGTGACCACCACCAGAAGCGAGAACAGCAGGAAGTTGAGCGGCAGCCCCAGGAAATTTCCCTTGCGTACCGCGCCGAACGAGCGTCCGTAGCGGGAGAAGTCGCCGAAATTGAGCATCGGGCCGGAGAAGTAGGACACCACCAGCGCGATGGCCCCCAACATCACCGGTATCGCATCCCATCCGGAGTACCTCACGTCGCCGAGATTCAAATCGATGGCTGCCCAACCGGCCTTGCTGATGAGATATCCGGACAGCGCGAACATCACGACGTATACCGCAGGACCGCAGAAGTCGATGAACTTGCGAATGGCCTCCATGCCGCGCCAGAAC is from Mycobacterium marinum and encodes:
- a CDS encoding NCS1 family nucleobase:cation symporter-1, yielding MIDTTAPHSPVHSPSHGAGPANIKPDYHPRLTNDDLAPLREQTWGTYNIFAFWMSDVHSVGGYVTAGSLFALGLASWQVLVSLIIAITIVYFLCNLVARPSQATGVPYPVICRTAFGVLGANIPAIIRGLIAVAWYGIQTYLASAALDVVMIKLFPGLARYAVVEDYGFLGLPALGWASYLILWVLQACVFWRGMEAIRKFIDFCGPAVYVVMFALSGYLISKAGWAAIDLNLGDVRYSGWDAIPVMLGAIALVVSYFSGPMLNFGDFSRYGRSFGAVRKGNFLGLPLNFLLFSLLVVVTASLTVPVFGELITDPVQTVARIDSTFAIILGASTFTIATIGINIVANFISPAFDFSNVNPQRISWRTGGMIAAVGSALITPWNLYNHPDVIHYTLETLGAFIGPLFGVLIADYYLVRKQHVVVDDLFSLSHDGTYWYRKGYNPAAVIATAVSAAIAMVPVLASDVYGMYTAAEYSWFIGCGVALVVYYLLATRGRLAIAPPYRPVGAG